TTCGAAAGATCTTTTACCGCATCTTAATAAGAAAACATTTCAGTGGAAAAAGGTAATGCGTCAACCTTTCTTTGTTCCTGAGAACAAAAAATTAGATGACCTACTAAAAGAATTTCAAGAAATGAAAAATCATTTAGCCATTGTGGTTGATGAATATGGTGGCACTTCAGGTATCGTAACTTTAGAAGATGTTATTGAGGAAATTGTAGGTGACATTAGTGATGAATTTGATGACAATGACTTGAGTTATTCTAAACTTGACAACAACAATTATGTTTTTGAGGGCAAAATTGCATTGAAAGATTTTTATAAAGTATTGAAAATTGACGATTCTATATTTGAAGAACACAAAGGAGAAGCGGAGACTTTGGCAGGATTTATACTAGAAATTAACGAAAAATTTCCTCTTTTAAATGAGCAAATTGTATTTGAAGATTATAAGTTTAAGATTGAAGTACTAGAGAAAAAACGTATCAAACAAATAAAAGTAACAAAACCCACAATTCAAGATGTTACACCAGCTTAAAAATATTATATTATTCGCAGTATTAACACTGTCATTTACTTCATGCTCCAATGAGGAGTATTTACCAAAACCTAAAGCTTTTTTACGTTTGGCCTATGCTGCTCCAAACTATAAAGAAATAGTTTCAGACTGTCCTTACACTTTTGAAGTACCAGACAATACTCAAACAAAGTTTAATGAAAAATGCTGGATCAACATTAAATACCCAAAATTAAAAGCTTCACTAAATATTACCTACAGAGGTGTAGAAAACAATTTATCAGAACTTTTAAGTGAAGCTGAAAAATTGACTTACAACCACACTATAAAAGCTGATAATATAATCACTAAAGATTATGAAAATACGGAATTTCAAAAATACGGTGCATTGCGAGAAGTAATAGGAAATGCAGCGTCTTCTTTGCAATTTCATCTAACAGACAAAACAGGTCATTTCATTACCGGAGCCCTGTATTTTGAAGCAAAACCAAATTACGATTCTATACTACCTGCAGTAAAATTTATTGAAAAAGATATAGAACACATTATGGAAACCTTAAGTTGGAAATAAATTTGAATTAAATTGACTACCCAGAAATACAAATACACCAAAACCATTAGAATATGGTTAATTTTAGGATTAGTAATGCTAATTGGGCAAGTAGTTCTTGGCGGCATAACAAGATTAACAGGATCTGGACTATCTATAACCCGCTGGGATATTGTTAGTGGAACAATACCACCTTTAAACCCTACGCAATGGCAAGAGGCATTTGAACTTTACAAAGAGACGCCTCAATACCATAAAATAAATTCTCATTTCGATCTAACCGATTTTAAATTTATTTTTTTCTGGGAATATTTTCATAGACTATGGGTTAGAATATTAGGTTTTGTTTTTTTAATTCCGTTCATTATTTTTATCATAAGAAAACAAATTAACGCATACTTAATAAAACGATTGCTTTTAGTTGTGCTATTTACAGCACTTACAGCTTCAGCAGGATGGATTATGGTAAAAAGTGGATTAGTAAACAGACCTTGGGTTAATGCCTATAAGCTAACTTTACACTTCATTCTTGCCCTAGTCAGTACCACTTTTATGGTTAAAACAATTGCTGATGTTTATAATTATAAAAGTACTTCAGAAAAAAAATCTAGTATTATTCTTCCAATTTTTATCGCTATTACATTTGTCCAAATGATATTTGCTGGTTTAATGGCGGGTATGAAAGCTGGTTTATACTATCCGTCATGGCCAGATATGAATGGTTATTTTTTACCTGAAGTAATGCACAGCCTTGAAAATTGGAAATGGATAAACCTAACAAACTATGATACTTTTACATTTGCACCTGCATTAATTCAGTTTATTCACCGTCTATTAGCTTATGTTTTAGTAATCTTCACCCTATATCTGTTCTTTATTTATAGAAAGTCCGTTTCTAAACTTTCGAAATTCTGGTTAAATTCCATTTCATTCTTAATTTTAGCACAGCTTCTTTTAGGAATATTGACTGTGTTAAATATAAATCCTGGAATACCATTATCTTATGGTGTACTGCACCAATTGGTTGGTTTACTATTCTATATAAGTTTGTTCTTTTTCTACTTCTCATTAAGAACTAACAAAAATATTTAATATCAAAGCATAAAAAAGGCTTCCAAATTGGAAGCCTTTTTAATAGTGTTTTTGTTGTTAAGAATTAGTTACTAACTGCTTCTTTAACATCATTTGCTTTTTCTTTAACTGCTTCAACAGTTTTTTCAGCACCTTCTTTAACACCTTCTACAGCGTCTTTAGCACCTTCTTTTAAATCTTCAGCTTTAGCTTTAACAGAGTCAATAGCCTCATTAGCTGTGTCTTTTACATCTTCAACAGCTTCAGAAGCTGAATCTTTAATGTCTCCTGCTGTTTCTTCTACGGTATCCATAGCGTCACCAGCTTTGTCTTTTGCTTCTTTACAAGAAACAGCAATTAAACCTACTAGAGCAATTGCAAAAAATCCTTTAAGTAATTTCATTTGTTTTTAAATTTAGTTTTTAATACGTTAACGAAACGCAAAATAACTAATAATATTTCACATGAACAAAGGTTTTTTTTCGTTTTTTCTATTCAGCCTTTTTAACTTCAATTACTTTATATAAATCTCCGCCAGCAATTTGCTCTACAATACCAACTATCTCATTCTCAGTAATCCTATTAGAATCAAACTCTACAACACCTGTTTTATTTTCAAAATCAACTTCCGCCATTTTAACTCCTTTTGTCTTTGAAAGCTTCGATTGTATCGTTCTTGCACAACCAATTTCGCATGTCATTCCATCAATTTCTAACGATATCTTCTCTAAATTTGCAGCAATATTTTCATTATTACCATCAGAATTATGACTTAACACATCCTTATTTTGTGAGTTCATTTTAGAATTATTACCACATGAAACAAATACACATACTATAATAAGGAGTACTATTGGTTTTAAAATTTTCATTTATTTATAAATTTATGTTACAAATTTAATGAAAAAATCAATTTTACACCTATATATTAAGGGCCACATTGTTCATATTAACAATATTATAACAGATTGCTTAATTAAACAATTAACATTTTTTACATTTCACATGTTGCTTATTTATAAAATAGAAGTATATTTGCACTCATTTTCAAACAAGCAAAACCCTAAACAATGGGTTTTTAATAAAAAACATTAATTTATGTACGCAATTGTAGAGATAGCAGGGCAGCAATTTAAAGTTGCTAAAAACCAGAAGGTTTTTGTACATCGTTTACAAGACAAAGAAGGTTCAGAAGTTACTTTTGATAACGTTCTTTTATTGGATGATGGCAAAGTAACCATAGGTGCCCCAGCTATAGAAGGTGCAGCAGTAACTGCTAAAATCCTTAAACACCTAAAAGGTGACAAAGTAATCGTTTTTAAGAAAAAACGTAGAAAAGGTTACAAAGTAAAAAATGGACACCGTCAATATTTATCTGAAATTCAGATAGAAAGTATTGTAGCTAGTGGTGCTAAAAAAGCTAAAAAGGAAGCTCCTAAAAAGGAAGCTCCAAAAAAAGCGGAACCAAAAGTAGCAGCAACTCCGAAACCAGCAGCTAAAAAAGCTCCTGTTAAAACGGCTAGTGCTGATGATTTAAGAAAAGTTGAAGGTATTGGTCCAAAAATTGCTGAAATTTTTGCTGAAGCTGGTATTGATACTTTTGCTAAATTAGCAAAAGCTTCTCAAAAAGAATTAAAAGCTATTTTAGAAGGTGCAGGTTCAAGATATGCATCGAAAAATCCAGGTTCATGGCCAAAACAAGCAAAAATGGCTGCTGAAGGTAAATGGGATGAGCTAAAAAAATGGCAAGATGAAACTAAAGGTGGTATTGAAGCTTAATACCTCAAAAAAATATTTAACAATTTAAAACTATAAATCATGGCACATAAAAAAGGTGTAGGTAGTTCTAAGAACGGTAGAGAATCAGAATCGAAACGACTTGGCGTTAAAATATTTGGAGGTCAAGGTGCTATTGCCGGTAATATTATTATCCGTCAAAGAGGTACTAGTCATCATCCAGGTGAAAATGTATATATGGGAAAAGACCATACATTACATGCAAAAGTTGATGGTATTGTAAAATTTACTAAGAAAAGAAACAATAGATCTTATGTTTCTATTGTACCTATTGAAGCTTAACAGCTTTTTAAAATAGAATATATAAACCCTTACCTTTTGGTGAGGGTTTTTCTTTTATATTTGTATCTACAATAAAAAATTAAACTTGAGTTCGTTAAAACGATTTTTTAAAGACACCATTATATACGGAGTAGCTGCGGTTTTACCAAGAGCGATCAATATACTTTTAACAAAACTCCACACAGAAAAGTTAGAATCAGCTAAATTCGCCGAAAACACTTGGTATTTTGTTTTTGCAGCCTATTTTATTGCATTTTTAACTTTTGGTTTAGAAACTGCTTTTTTTAGATTCTTCTCAAAAGAGAAAGAAAAAGGTAAAATAGTTTCTACATCTTTCATTACTTTAATAGCTTCTACACTACTTTTTTTAGTTGTTCTATTGACTTTCAATAATCAACTATCCCAATTGTTAGGTTTTGACAACCCCTTACATCTAAAAATATTAACATTTGTTACCGCTTTTGACTTGCTAGTGGTTATTCCTTATGCTTATTTAAGGGTAACAAACAGGCCGATAAAATTTGCTTTTTATAGAATATCAAATATTATTATCTATGCCTTTTTTAATTTATTCTTTTTATGGTTTATACCTTATGCCATAAAAAACGGCATTAGCTTACCCTCATCAATTATAGAGTTCTATCAAAGCACACCTACAGTTGTCTTTATATTTATAGCCAACTTAATAGCTAGTTTTGTTACCTTCTTGATGTTATTACCGTCTATGTTCAAATTTGGATTTGGATTTGATAAAAAAATACTTTTAAGAATGTTAGCTTATGGCATACCAATAATGATTGGTGGCTTAGCATATACAACTAATGAGAATTTAGACAAATTATTATTAGGCGATATGATTGGTAAAGACCAAATGGGTATTTATGCTGCTTGTTACAAATTAGGAGTGTTTATGACCTTATACATTACGGCCTTTAAATTAGGTGCTGAACCCTACTTCTTTAATCAATCTGACAAGGCAAATTCGAAGCAGAATTATGCTAAAATATTAACGTGGTTTACGATTATTGGTGCCTTTTTCATGTTATTCGTTGTCGTATATATAGATTTTTTGGCAAGTTTTATAATTGCTGATGAATATTTTGGAGCACTAGCCATTGTTCCAATTATACTATTAGCCAATTTATTATTAGGAGTTTATAATAATCTATCAGTGTGGTACAAATTAACCGATAAAACAAAATACGGTATGTATTTTTCAGTGATTGGAGCTCTCATTACAATTGTTTTAAATTTAGTATTTATCCCAAAATATGGATTTATGGCTTCCGCTTGGGCAACATTAATTGCATATGGTAGTATGACACTACTTTCTTATTATTATGGTAAAAAATATTATCAAGTTCCATATAAAATAAAAAAAGTATTACTATACATTATACTTTCCTTTGGCTTATCCGTAGTATCATACTATCAGTTTAAGTCCAATTATTACATATCAACTATATTCGTTTTAGTATTTATTAGTTTTATTTACTTTAACGAAAAAAACGAAATTAAAACCATCTTCAGAAAATGATTGTAAAAATTATCAATAAGTCAAAGCATCCATTACCTAACTATGAAACTATTGCCTCCGCGGGAATGGATTTGAGAGCTAATATAGAAGAACCTATTACCCTAAAACCCTTAGAGAGAGCTATTGTAAAAACAGGACTTTTTATTGCTTTACCAATAGCTTATGAAGCTCAAGTAAGACCTAGAAGTGGTTTAGCTGCTAAAAACGGCATAACAGTTCTCAATGCTCCAGGTACAATTGACGCCGATTATCGTGGAGAAATTGGTGTTATTTTGATAAACCTATCAAATGAAGATTTTATTGTAAAAGATGGGGAACGTATCGCTCAACTCGTAATTGCACAATATACTCAGGCAAAATGGGAAAAGGTAGAAATTTTAGATGAAACCAAACGAGGAGCAGGAGGATTTGGTAGTACAGGTAAATAGACATTAGAACTTAATGAATAATGGAAGATTTTAAAATTATATCTTCAAACAATTTATTGAAATAATACGCTGAAGCTTATTCTGATATACTTTTCTCTATAACGCTATCAATTTGCTTCTTTGCTTTATCTGGCAACAAGGATTGTGCAGCAAGAAAAAGTCCAAATACCATTAATGCGATACCCATACCCCTTTTAATTTTTCTAATAACGATTGGAGTCAGCTTATTCTTTAATTGTTTGGCAAGTAAAATTTTCAGCAAATCAGTAATAAAATAAGCTAATAACACAGCCGCAAAATAAGTGAATATTCGAGAGTCGTCCATTTCTAATTGCGGACTCATAACTACAATCATTCCTAACCAAAATGCTAATACTCCAATATTAATAAAATTCAATAAAAATCCTTTAAAAAACAATCCAAAATAGTTGTTTTTTTCTACTACAACTAAGTCATCATCCGTTATAACAGGCTTTCTACGTTTAAAAAATATGAGGAGTCCATAAACAAATAAAATTCCTCCACCTAGTAAAAATAATCTAGGATCATCTTTGATTTTTTCTAATAAAGTACGACTTCCAAAATAAGAAAAATACAGAAAAATAATGTCTGCAATTATGACACCGATATCAAAAACCAACGCCGCTCTAAACCCCTTTGTTGCACTTGTTTCTAACAACACAAAGAAAACTGGGCCTATCATAAATGCAAGACCTATTCCAATGGGTATAGCATTTATAATATCATTCATAGGTTATATATGTTTAGCGTTTGCAACAAATTTATTTCTAACAATTTTAAATTTAATAATGCCTTTTAAAAATTCATTATAGATTTATACATCGTCATAATCAATGCTAATAGTAGCCGTTGTTGGATGTGCTTGACAAGTTAATATCAATCCTTCCTCAATTTCTCCATCGGTTAAGATAGCGTTTTTATCCATCACTGCCTTACCCTCGGTAACTTGTGCCAAACATGTACTGCAAATACCTCCTTGACATGAGTATGGAGCATCTAAACCTTTTTTCAATGCAACTTCTAAAATAGTTTTTCCTCTATCCATTTCAAAAGTATGCTCTTCATCATCTAACATTACTTTAACGATAGTTTTACCTTCAATATTGGCATCGCCAATTTTTTCATCAACATTTGTTGAAAATAATTCAAAATGGACATTTTTTTCTTTCACTCCCTTATCTAATAAATTTGACTTTATCAAATTTATCATAGGTTCCGGTCCACAAAGAAAATAATCATCGAAAGTAAGATCTTTACACTTATTATCTAAAACAAAGTTTAATACAGAAGTATCAATCCTTCCAAAAAGTGCATTTTCTTCTTTATGCTGACTGAATACATATTGTACTGTAAAACTAGTTGGGTATGAGGACTGAAGTGCGTCAATTTCTTGTTTAAAAATAACATCCTCTATCGATTTATTACCATAAACTAATACAAAATGACTTTCCTTTTCCGTTTCTAATACCGATTTTATCATAGATAAAACAGGTGTTATACCACTACCGGCTGCAAAAGCCATGTAATTTTTTTTATGCTTACTGTTCGGCATTAAGTCAAACCGACCTTCTGGTCTTGAAACTTCTAAAACATCACCAACGGCCAAATCATTTACAGCATATTTAGAAAACAGGCCATTATCAACCTTTTTAACAGCTATTTTAAGGATGTTACTCTGTAATGAAGAGCATATGGAATACGCCCGTCTTACTTCGTTATCGTTTAATACTTTTTTAATGGTTAAATATTGACCAGGAATAAACTTAAAACGTTCTTGTAGATCTTGAGGCACATCAAAAACTATGGAAACCGAATCTTTTGTTTCTTGCTGAATCTCTTTTACTGAGAGCTTATAAAATGTAGACATTAATTGCTTTTTTAAAGCTGTAAAGTTAGTAAAACCTCCTTAAAATATCGAATAATTACTAACTTAAAGATATAGAGTCTGGCAACTCATTTTTATCATCTTTTTGATACGGGAAATACTGTTTTAGTTTCGCCCCTGTCTCAAGGATTCCTTCTTTTAAACCTTCTGTATAACTACCCCTTTTAAAGGCCGTAATGACGTTATTTTTTACACTGTCCCAAAAATTATCTGGAACAGCGATATCAATACCTTTATCTCCTAAAATTGAAAATTTTCTATCGTCAACTGCAACATAAAAAAGCACTCCATTTTGTTGCTCTGTTTCATTCATTTTTAAAAAACGAAATACTTCTCTGGCTCTTTCTAAAGGTTCCTTATCAGTAGATTTCTCCAAGTGAACACGAATTTCACCTGAAGTATTTTGTTCCGCCAAGCGAATAGCTTCAATTATTTCTTGCTCTTCAGCTTTGGTTAAAAAATCTTCTACTTTAGACATAATTAAGGTACGCGTTTTAGTTCGCGGTGTTAAATAAACATTTTTTTAATTATTACTACTCCTAAATAAAATTACTCTTTCTTATCACCACTAAAATTAAAATCAACATCTGGAGCGTTTTCAGATCCAGCGTCTGATTTGAATAATGGTAGATGATTGAATCCAAAAACCTTTGCAAATAAATTCGTAGGAAATTTCTCTATATAATTTTTATATACTGTAGCGACTTCATTGAATCTATTTCTCTCTACATTAATTCTATTTTCAGTACCTTCTAATTGGCTTTGTAATTCTAAAAAATTCTGATTAGCCTTTAATTCTGGATAGCGTTCTACCACAACCATTAATTTACTTAACGCCCCTGAAAGTCCACTTTGTGCTTGTTGGAATTTAGCCATATTTTCTGGTGTTAAGTCACCAACGTTTATAGAGGTTTTTGTAGCTTCTGCCCTTGCTTTGATTACACCTTCTAAGGTGCTTTTTTCAAAATCAGCTGCACCTTGCACGGTTTTTACAATATTTGGTATTAAATCTGCTCTACGTTGATAAGCACTTTCTACATTTGCCCATTGCTTTTCAGCTGCATTTCTTTTTGGGATAATAGAGTTATAGGTATTTACACCTAAAAAGACTAAAACACCAATAATTATTACGGGAACTAACCATTTTTTCATTGTATAAATATTTAGAGTTGATTTTTAATTTTTAGAAGTTCTCCTTTGATGGATTCTAAACGAGCAATAATGTCGAAATTATCTTTTATTTCTTCAGGTTTCGATTTTAATTTTTTACGAGCACCATCTAATGTAAAACCTCTTTCTTTTACCAAATGATAAATCATTTGAATATTTTTAATATCATCAGGCGTAAACATTCTGTTACCCTTATTATTCTTTTTAGGCTTAATAACATCAAATTCCTTATCCCAAAAACGAATCAAGGAAGCATTTACATTAAATGCTGTGGCTACTTCGCCAATTTTATAATATCTTTTATCAGGTAAATTTATATCCATTAATCAAATGATTGTCCTTCTTGAGCAGCAATTTTTAACATTTCTTCAAACTCGTCAGGTGTTAAGTTACCATAATAGAAATTAATTGGATTGATTGGCTTTCCATTTTTATGCACTTCATAATGCAAATGTGGTCCTGAAGACCTACCTGTATTACCAACAAACCCAATAAGATCACCACGTTTAACTGTTTGACCTTGTTTTACATTGTATTTACTCAAGTGAGCGTAAATTGTTTTATAACCATACCCATGATCTATTTCAATATGCTCACCAAAACCAGAAGCTCTATTATCAGCCCTATAAATTTTTCCATTTCCAGAGGCATAAATTGGTGTACCTGTAGGTGCTGTAAAATCCATACCCTTATGCATTTTTCTCGCCTTTGTAAATGGATCTGAACGCCATCCATAGCCAGAAGCCATACGCGTTAAATCTTCATTATTAACAGGCTGAATTGCCGGAATTGAAGCCAATAATTTTTCCTTATCTTCAGCTAAATTAATTATTTCGTCTAAAGATTTTGATTGAATATAAAGTTGCTTTGAAAGAATATCCATTTTCTTACTAACATCAATTATCATTTCAGAATTTTCAAAACCCTCTAAAGATTTATATCTGTTCACTCCTCCAAATCCAGCTTTTCTTTGTTCATCTGGTATTGGGTTCGCTTCAAAATACAACCTATAAATATCATTATCTCTATGTTGGATACCATCTAAGACATTTTCAATTTGAGCCATCTTCTTATCCAACAATCCGTAACGTAATTTTAAATTTTCTAATTCACGCTTTTGGGCTTTTTCTTTGGGAGATTCTACAAACTGAAAGGAAATAAACATAAAGATTAAGCCAAAAGAAATTGCACCTAAAAAAAACACTAGGAATTTTTTAAATTTATCGCGTTTACGTAACACCACTTTTTTATAAGATAGTGTATCTGAATCGTAATAATATTTTACTTTAGCCATAGATTAAAATATGCTATTTTTGTAGC
The nucleotide sequence above comes from Aureibaculum algae. Encoded proteins:
- a CDS encoding M23 family metallopeptidase, with protein sequence MAKVKYYYDSDTLSYKKVVLRKRDKFKKFLVFFLGAISFGLIFMFISFQFVESPKEKAQKRELENLKLRYGLLDKKMAQIENVLDGIQHRDNDIYRLYFEANPIPDEQRKAGFGGVNRYKSLEGFENSEMIIDVSKKMDILSKQLYIQSKSLDEIINLAEDKEKLLASIPAIQPVNNEDLTRMASGYGWRSDPFTKARKMHKGMDFTAPTGTPIYASGNGKIYRADNRASGFGEHIEIDHGYGYKTIYAHLSKYNVKQGQTVKRGDLIGFVGNTGRSSGPHLHYEVHKNGKPINPINFYYGNLTPDEFEEMLKIAAQEGQSFD
- a CDS encoding YtxH domain-containing protein, translated to MKLLKGFFAIALVGLIAVSCKEAKDKAGDAMDTVEETAGDIKDSASEAVEDVKDTANEAIDSVKAKAEDLKEGAKDAVEGVKEGAEKTVEAVKEKANDVKEAVSN
- a CDS encoding ferredoxin--NADP reductase — translated: MSTFYKLSVKEIQQETKDSVSIVFDVPQDLQERFKFIPGQYLTIKKVLNDNEVRRAYSICSSLQSNILKIAVKKVDNGLFSKYAVNDLAVGDVLEVSRPEGRFDLMPNSKHKKNYMAFAAGSGITPVLSMIKSVLETEKESHFVLVYGNKSIEDVIFKQEIDALQSSYPTSFTVQYVFSQHKEENALFGRIDTSVLNFVLDNKCKDLTFDDYFLCGPEPMINLIKSNLLDKGVKEKNVHFELFSTNVDEKIGDANIEGKTIVKVMLDDEEHTFEMDRGKTILEVALKKGLDAPYSCQGGICSTCLAQVTEGKAVMDKNAILTDGEIEEGLILTCQAHPTTATISIDYDDV
- a CDS encoding heavy-metal-associated domain-containing protein gives rise to the protein MKILKPIVLLIIVCVFVSCGNNSKMNSQNKDVLSHNSDGNNENIAANLEKISLEIDGMTCEIGCARTIQSKLSKTKGVKMAEVDFENKTGVVEFDSNRITENEIVGIVEQIAGGDLYKVIEVKKAE
- the dut gene encoding dUTP diphosphatase, whose product is MIVKIINKSKHPLPNYETIASAGMDLRANIEEPITLKPLERAIVKTGLFIALPIAYEAQVRPRSGLAAKNGITVLNAPGTIDADYRGEIGVILINLSNEDFIVKDGERIAQLVIAQYTQAKWEKVEILDETKRGAGGFGSTGK
- a CDS encoding LemA family protein, with the translated sequence MKKWLVPVIIIGVLVFLGVNTYNSIIPKRNAAEKQWANVESAYQRRADLIPNIVKTVQGAADFEKSTLEGVIKARAEATKTSINVGDLTPENMAKFQQAQSGLSGALSKLMVVVERYPELKANQNFLELQSQLEGTENRINVERNRFNEVATVYKNYIEKFPTNLFAKVFGFNHLPLFKSDAGSENAPDVDFNFSGDKKE
- a CDS encoding LysE family translocator; the protein is MNDIINAIPIGIGLAFMIGPVFFVLLETSATKGFRAALVFDIGVIIADIIFLYFSYFGSRTLLEKIKDDPRLFLLGGGILFVYGLLIFFKRRKPVITDDDLVVVEKNNYFGLFFKGFLLNFINIGVLAFWLGMIVVMSPQLEMDDSRIFTYFAAVLLAYFITDLLKILLAKQLKNKLTPIVIRKIKRGMGIALMVFGLFLAAQSLLPDKAKKQIDSVIEKSISE
- a CDS encoding oligosaccharide flippase family protein, whose product is MSSLKRFFKDTIIYGVAAVLPRAINILLTKLHTEKLESAKFAENTWYFVFAAYFIAFLTFGLETAFFRFFSKEKEKGKIVSTSFITLIASTLLFLVVLLTFNNQLSQLLGFDNPLHLKILTFVTAFDLLVVIPYAYLRVTNRPIKFAFYRISNIIIYAFFNLFFLWFIPYAIKNGISLPSSIIEFYQSTPTVVFIFIANLIASFVTFLMLLPSMFKFGFGFDKKILLRMLAYGIPIMIGGLAYTTNENLDKLLLGDMIGKDQMGIYAACYKLGVFMTLYITAFKLGAEPYFFNQSDKANSKQNYAKILTWFTIIGAFFMLFVVVYIDFLASFIIADEYFGALAIVPIILLANLLLGVYNNLSVWYKLTDKTKYGMYFSVIGALITIVLNLVFIPKYGFMASAWATLIAYGSMTLLSYYYGKKYYQVPYKIKKVLLYIILSFGLSVVSYYQFKSNYYISTIFVLVFISFIYFNEKNEIKTIFRK
- the gldD gene encoding gliding motility lipoprotein GldD, translating into MLHQLKNIILFAVLTLSFTSCSNEEYLPKPKAFLRLAYAAPNYKEIVSDCPYTFEVPDNTQTKFNEKCWINIKYPKLKASLNITYRGVENNLSELLSEAEKLTYNHTIKADNIITKDYENTEFQKYGALREVIGNAASSLQFHLTDKTGHFITGALYFEAKPNYDSILPAVKFIEKDIEHIMETLSWK
- a CDS encoding TPM domain-containing protein, whose amino-acid sequence is MSKVEDFLTKAEEQEIIEAIRLAEQNTSGEIRVHLEKSTDKEPLERAREVFRFLKMNETEQQNGVLFYVAVDDRKFSILGDKGIDIAVPDNFWDSVKNNVITAFKRGSYTEGLKEGILETGAKLKQYFPYQKDDKNELPDSISLS
- the rplU gene encoding 50S ribosomal protein L21, producing MYAIVEIAGQQFKVAKNQKVFVHRLQDKEGSEVTFDNVLLLDDGKVTIGAPAIEGAAVTAKILKHLKGDKVIVFKKKRRKGYKVKNGHRQYLSEIQIESIVASGAKKAKKEAPKKEAPKKAEPKVAATPKPAAKKAPVKTASADDLRKVEGIGPKIAEIFAEAGIDTFAKLAKASQKELKAILEGAGSRYASKNPGSWPKQAKMAAEGKWDELKKWQDETKGGIEA
- the rpmA gene encoding 50S ribosomal protein L27; this translates as MAHKKGVGSSKNGRESESKRLGVKIFGGQGAIAGNIIIRQRGTSHHPGENVYMGKDHTLHAKVDGIVKFTKKRNNRSYVSIVPIEA
- a CDS encoding MerR family transcriptional regulator, which gives rise to MDINLPDKRYYKIGEVATAFNVNASLIRFWDKEFDVIKPKKNNKGNRMFTPDDIKNIQMIYHLVKERGFTLDGARKKLKSKPEEIKDNFDIIARLESIKGELLKIKNQL
- a CDS encoding COX15/CtaA family protein, which translates into the protein MTTQKYKYTKTIRIWLILGLVMLIGQVVLGGITRLTGSGLSITRWDIVSGTIPPLNPTQWQEAFELYKETPQYHKINSHFDLTDFKFIFFWEYFHRLWVRILGFVFLIPFIIFIIRKQINAYLIKRLLLVVLFTALTASAGWIMVKSGLVNRPWVNAYKLTLHFILALVSTTFMVKTIADVYNYKSTSEKKSSIILPIFIAITFVQMIFAGLMAGMKAGLYYPSWPDMNGYFLPEVMHSLENWKWINLTNYDTFTFAPALIQFIHRLLAYVLVIFTLYLFFIYRKSVSKLSKFWLNSISFLILAQLLLGILTVLNINPGIPLSYGVLHQLVGLLFYISLFFFYFSLRTNKNI